In Cryptococcus neoformans var. neoformans B-3501A chromosome 3, whole genome shotgun sequence, the DNA window CCAGAGAGGGGTAGCCAACAGTCATCCACATCTGGGAGTTACGTGGAAGAGGCGCATATGCGTCCGGGATACGAGCGGCATCGATCCACAGGTCTTCATGGCCTTTTCCATCTGCCTCTCAAACCCATTCGGCCCTTTTCCAACCTCGGTGCCAGCCATGTCAGTCGTCCAATCTTGCGGAATGGGAATCAGTCAAACACCAATCTACCCGCTGCCGTTGATGACATCCCGCGCAACTCGTCTGTTCCAGGCAGTCTAAACTCTGCTGGCGCCTCCAACTCCGCTATGCAATCTTCGGCTAGCAGCCAGAACCACGTGTCATTTGCGTCTCATGCGGTTACCTTTGAGCCCGAACGTTCTTCTATACGATTTGAGATTGGAGCACCCGACACTCCATCCGAAACTGAGGATGACATTGATCCTCTCATGCGGGTACCTTCGTACGACATCGCATCCCGAGGTTTCTTGGGCGGTGGAGTGGTCCCGATAGACACGAGATTGCCGACATACGACGCTTCTGAGATGTCGATGCGCAGAACAAGGAGTGGGACAGATCTTGGGTCTTCAGGAGGTTTGGTTAGGCCTCGAAGTGATACTGCGCTGGTACAGTTGGGTGCGCaagcggcagcagaggcggaagaaAGAGCGAATGACGATGTGGATGATACCGGGGCGCCGACAGGAGCATAACGGGCAAGGTGGATGGTGCAGCGGTGTATGTAGTAGAACGGAAAAACAACAGATCAGCCTCATATAGTATAATATAATAATTACTTTCCTTTACATTCAATTATAGTGAACGTCCATACACATATTTTATCACTTCTCTTTGTCAGTTCTCATTACGCGATAGATGCAAGCATTATAGATGGGTGTTTTGACCATTATAGCGTCTTCAAAAGTACATCTAATGTCGTTTTCCCGTCCTATTAACGCAACACGGTTGCTACTACATATAATACTAAATGCTGATGATATATGCTGATGATAAATTATGATCTCAATATGTGATAGCTCATAATGCACTCCCCAACCATGTTTTTGAtttctcatcatctcacACCTTTATTGGGTTATCATCGACATGATCTCTTCGTATAGGCTGTCTGCTCATTTCTCTCACCGATGTCAAACCTCCGCTCCTCAATCCCATTTGAGGCCATCGATCGTGGCCGCTTGTTTCTCTAGACGGGTTGAATGACCCCACGTCAGCGGTGGGTGACGTAGGTCCGAAGGAATTTGATCGACGATGCTGGTAGCGCGTTTCAAATTGCACACCACCCTGCTCCTGATCATGGACTGGAATAGCAGTGGCCGGCCCAGAGGTGGAATTCATTTCtcgaggggaagaactGTCACGGGCGTGGGGAGCGCCCTGTCAAAGGTGTGCTACTGGAGTGGGGCAGCTGTGGGCAGCAGATCACGCCGACAAGGTGGCAAGACGAAGtatggggaggaggaaggaagaaatcAAGGCCGTCAAAGAATTTCCTTGTCCTAGGTCTCTCAAAGAATCCCGCTCCTTCATTGGTCTGGTCAGCTACTATCGACGATTTGTCAAAGGCTTCTCCGAAATCGCTGCTCCAATCACCTCACTCACCAAGAAGAATCAAGCTTTCATCTGGGGCGACGCTCAGCAACTCGCCTTCGAAATCCTCAAACAACAGCTTATCTCTGCTCCAACCCTCGCTCATTACGATCCTTCGTATCCAACTATTCTCCAAACCGATGCCTCCTTCTTCGGTTGGGGATTCGTCATTTCCCAAGTCAATCCGACTACTCAACTCGAACATCCAGTGGCTATCGAATCAGGTCGCTTCACCGGGGCTCAACTGAACTATCCGACCAACGAAAAAGAATTCTTGGCCATCGTTGAGGCTTTCGTCCGTTGCCGACACATGCTCCTGCAAGTTCACACCACCGTCCTGACCGACCATCACAATCTCTCGCACTGGATGAAACCTCGTCAGCTCAGTCCACGTCAAGCTCGATGGGTCGAACTCCTCTCACCTTTTAGGTTCGACATCATCTACCGTCCAGGCAACCAGGCAACCATGCCCGATGCTCTCTCTCGCCGATCCGATTACCATCCAGGTAAAGGTACGACCATGAATCAAGAACACAATTTCGTCCAAGCCCTTCCCGGCTTCTTCACTCGTTCCGCCGAGTCCCTCGAGTAGCTATACTTCCAACGAGCCATGGCATGCTACCTATGATTTGCGCAGATTGTAGTCACGCTTCTTGCCATTCACCTTCAATCATTCCATCAGCTCTTATCAAGCTCCGACGAGTCTCAAGAAATCCATACCTTCGCGAGCCGTCTTTCAATCCTCAAGgtttcctttcctttggtCACCGCATTTATGTTCCCAATCACAACAACGCCCGACACAAATCCTCGAAGCCCGCCATAGTTCCTCCCTCGCCTGACACCCAGGTATTACCAAGACCATGGAAATGATCTCGAGGAATTATGTTTGGAATGGGTTACGAAAAGATGTCGAAGCGTACGTTACCGGCTGTGCTACTTGTCAGCGCACCAAGGTCTCTCATCAACGAAGTCATCCTCTGCTCGGACCGCTTCCTGTTCCCAAAGTTCCGTGGAGACATCTCTCCATGGATTTCATCGAGCCGCCTTCAGGCTCCGGTACGTTCAACTCCATTTTGCTCACCGTGGAACGCCTCACCAAATGGGCAATTTTCATCCCCACTATATCAAATCGAGCTTCCGCCAGACTGGCGCATCTTCAATATCTTCCAtgtctctcttcttcggcctTTCACTCCTCTTTTCGACTCTCAAACTCCCACTCCCCCTCCGCCAATTGAACTCTCCGAAGATGTATCTATCCCCGTCTACCAGGTTGCCAACATTCTCAACTCCATCTTTCGTCAACCACCACCCCGCTCTACCCTATCTCTCAccctcaacaacctcaaACATCCACTTAACAACCTCaaacctcttcatcatcaccaaatACGCTCTTACTTTGATTCGCGCCAGGGGCGCAGGAGAATTAGCTGAGATTAGTATTGGAACATTGAATTTGGATTTGAATTGGAATTTGGATTAGGATTGGAAGGCCTCTcaggagaaaaggagaaccTGGCGCTATTCATCTCTCGCCTCAAGACCTCAAGACTCCTAACTCTGGCTCGCCTGTCATCCGACCATCCCTCACCTCGACCATCAACCCCTTGACCACCCTCACATCTACCCAATCTTTCTCTCTGTCTTCGACCTCAACATCTTTCCACCTACTCCCACTCAGCTAGCAGGGTCGCTCGCTCTGTAGTTGGGGACATCCCCCCCGTAAGAACCCCTACGCATGTCAAAGACGTCTTCATTGAACAGGCTTCCCATTCGCGATGCACGCCTAGAACGTTCTTCTTCGAAAGCAGTCTCTTCGGCAGTAGTAAAATCCTTTGGCACTATGTGAATGAGTATCAGTGTTCACAGTTCGACCAGATACCCATCCGTTTGGCTTACGCATGACAGCACGATCGATCTAGACAGGCCCCAGGTCAGTTTGAATTCATGTCAATCATTTGATACGCACGGCAACAGGCAAGCCTCTGTGTCTGCCACGTAGCATGACAATTATCACTACCAATTTGGAAAGCTTTCGGAAGCCACCGCTGAACCTTTTGTCGCCAACGTGAGTTAAAATATTTATTGGTGGTAGTAAATAACTCACGAATAGTTATCATAGGGCACTCCTAGACTTAGACCCACAGTCGCGTAAGCGCTGACCAGTTCAAAAATAATGTTAAAAATGCTGAACCATTCTTGATCGTTGTCGATATGCCCTCGCTGCATCAAAGTCGTCAAGATCCAATTCTGGCTTTTTCTTGATAGACTTACCTCTATAATGCAGACAAGCCATAATGCAAAAGCAAGCCACCAGATATCTTCAAGGGCATATAAGTTAATGTGTCACTATCAAAAATGGGACTCACCAAATGCTAGCTGACGTCTCGCGTGCCAACCGATATATTTTGCTACTGCATGAGCGCCGCTTCCCTCTTCAGACAGATCATCGtcctcaacttcatcaCCAAACAGACCAAgactcttctcttcatatACGTTTGTAGATCGCACTGACAGCGCGATGGGATAAACAGATATGTACTGAATCTCTTGTAAGCTACTTTTCAGAGTGAACCGTGATAAACCTACCATCATAACAACGTAAAGAACTTTGACGGCAGGCGCAAGATCCCCGAGAGGAACAATACTGAAACCTGCAGCACGAACAGCAGCAGACTGTAGAAAGCCCGCTGCTATCCTGGTCCCAATAGGTAAAGACATGATGGCTCTACAGAAATGATTGTCAGAAGGCCTGGCTATGGGATGCAGAAGGGATCACTCACTCGGTGCCCAAGTCGAGAACCAAAAAACTGACCCAATCAATGAGACTAGCAAGTAAGCTTCACTCTTTTATAAGATGACTCACGTGAGAGTAAGCATGACAAGAGCGAGTACCCATGTTTGGGTAGAGGGGAAAAGATAGACGAAGCACCTAAAGACTTTATCAGAAAGCTTGTCTGCGCCAGTAAACCAGGGTACGCACCTTCGAGGGTGATCCAGAAGGAATTTGAGCGACTCCCGAACACGTGAAGACTCCGGAACACATTTGTAGATAACCCATCTAATAACAGTGTTAGCCTCGAAACGATTTGCTCCCACCATCTAATTACTTACACTGTACAACGGAGGCTGAGGATGGGACGTCCTGTTAGCCACCAAGTAATATGGTTGGAAAAGTGAAGCTCACAATACAGGCTGCGCAACTACTATTAGCACATGTTACCAACACATGATGCGGAGAAATAAATGCTTACTAAAGCAGTATTTCCAGCAAAGATCAATATTATCATAACTGTACAAGACATAAATTTAGTCCATGGGATGAGAAGAGCATGGGCAACAGAAAAAGGGACCTACCAACTATCATGAGGTATGCTCTTTGAAACGGCAGCATGCTCATGTCGCATAAACTCATGCCAGTGTTGGTAAAAGCTGAAATAGATTGATATAAGGCGAACCAAGGAATCCCAACATTTCTCGGTTGTTCGTTGAAGACGTAGTCATAACGGTTTCCAGCGGAAATATAGGGGGCAATAATGACAAACCCGGCGAGCGGCATGAAGATGACATACTGTGATTATCAGTTTCTTGTTTTAGAATTTTCAGCATTTTCTACTTACGCCCACGACGATGTAGAGAAGCACTCGGAGAGCTCGATATTCTACACCTCCCAGTTCATCCATCTGTTCGGTGGTCAAACCCTGGAAACGACTGTTCCTCCCAACAGTTGCAGAGAAAGATATATACGGGGCGTCTTTGCCTTCCGTCCCTCCCCCCGTGCTACGTCCACTCAGTGTATTGGTTCGAGGTACTGTGAATGTCTTTGAAAGGCTTTTGGACGTTTCCGGAAAAACCTTGCCGAAAACTTTTTTACCAATGGCTAGAGGTGTAGGAAACCCACCAAAGCCCTCCATCTTTGCATCAGTGCGACGGCTGTTCATTGGGCGGAGAGAGTAAGTGCGCGGGAAATTACCAGCATTGGATTGCATGGTGGCAGAGTGGGGCAGTCGAGCTGATGATTTATTTATTATACGATTGCTAATCCTTTAAAGGAGTGACTTACGGTCTACGGCATTATTACGGAAAGTAGCTGTCCTTGGGAACGTGCCGCCTTCTCTTTGAGTGGTTGGGCCTCGTTCTCGATGGTCATGGCTATCGTCAATTGTGTCCTCAAAAGCAATTGTCTTGGACCTAGGAAAGGCCTCTGTTGGATATTAGCCATTGCGCCATTGCGGAAATGGTACCACGCACCATCTGTAAGCTGCAAACCGGCATATGGGATCTTGTGACGGGCCGGGGATGGAGGTGGGGTGGGCGTTCGATCACTGACAAGTCAGCTGGTATCCATAGTCTATATACGCACCCTTCATTAGATCCGGTGCTGACTTTGTCAGCCACTTTAGCTCCAGCTTCAGCCTCGGACAGCTTTGTCTTTGGCTCCTTGTTCTCCACTTCGGAAACCTCTTGTTCTGCTTCTCCTGCCGACTGCCGCGCCTGTGCTACTCCGCTGACAACAACTGCCTCCAAAGCTTGGGATAAGTCTTTTCCATCAGCAGCCACAGTCTTACCAGACGGCAATGGCGTGTCACTTCTGAGTTCTGGCGTGGGTGCCGGGGTTGCAATTTCTGCTCGTTCGACGTCGTACCATCCCATGGGATTGACCAGACCAACGCCTCCACCTTGAACACGTTTGATCATGTCCGGACGTAACTTTTGatgtcccttcttccagtgcttatgatgat includes these proteins:
- a CDS encoding hypothetical protein (HMMPfam hit to TrkH, Cation transport protein, score: 345.3, E(): 8.4e-101), which codes for MPSIRPSLSTLPSYLALPSRRTKWKALIVGSLNFYRIHLITFTVVPLITSSIMFACNTEYHISYIDCLFCCMSAMTVTGLATVDLSTLSPFQQVILFLQMIIGSLSFVSIVMILVRQYFFRQTFKHVLQERERRRTRLTKTITRVATAAPPISAIRKRFGAGFRQFDKGDTELKNGSPERSAPSSLELKAVSHSPKKPEDHHHKHWKKGHQKLRPDMIKRVQGGGVGLVNPMGWYDVERAEIATPAPTPELRSDTPLPSGKTVAADGKDLSQALEAVVVSGVAQARQSAGEAEQEVSEVENKEPKTKLSEAEAGAKVADKVSTGSNEGDRTPTPPPSPARHKIPYAGLQLTDEAFPRSKTIAFEDTIDDSHDHRERGPTTQREGGTFPRTATFRNNAVDPRLPHSATMQSNAGNFPRTYSLRPMNSRRTDAKMEGFGGFPTPLAIGKKVFGKVFPETSKSLSKTFTVPRTNTLSGRSTGGGTEGKDAPYISFSATVGRNSRFQGLTTEQMDELGGVEYRALRVLLYIVVGYVIFMPLAGFVIIAPYISAGNRYDYVFNEQPRNVGIPWFALYQSISAFTNTGMSLCDMSMLPFQRAYLMIVVMIILIFAGNTALPVFLRCTVWVIYKCVPESSRVRESLKFLLDHPRRCFVYLFPSTQTWVLALVMLTLTLIDWVSFLVLDLGTEAIMSLPIGTRIAAGFLQSAAVRAAGFSIVPLGDLAPAVKVLYVVMMYISVYPIALSVRSTNVYEEKSLGLFGDEVEDDDLSEEGSGAHAVAKYIGWHARRQLAFDIWWLAFALWLVCIIERGHIDNDQEWFSIFNIIFELVSAYATVGLSLGVPYDNYSFSGGFRKLSKLVVIIVMLRGRHRGLPVAIDRAVMLPKDFTTAEETAFEEERSRRASRMGSLFNEDVFDMRRGSYGGDVPNYRASDPAS